One window from the genome of Sphingomicrobium arenosum encodes:
- a CDS encoding biotin--[acetyl-CoA-carboxylase] ligase, which translates to MVVQCSGDALLSKIRVIDVTGSTNSDMLGDPNAVEGDWLVARRQDAGRGRQGREWQSLDGNFFGSTLVQLKDSDPPSSSLSLIAGLALRDAIEVAAPHADTLLKWPNDLLLGGAKAAGILLERAGDRVVVGFGVNLAVAPDIEGRDTASFADVVQMAPQAFAPLLAGAFARLLAAWRSSGAAATAMAWLQRSHPIGTVLRVHDGDRQVREGYFAGIEDDGALRLKVGDTVETIHAGDVSVVDSPIQGKR; encoded by the coding sequence CTGGTCGTCCAATGCAGCGGGGACGCTCTTCTGAGTAAAATTCGCGTCATTGATGTCACGGGTTCGACCAATAGTGACATGCTGGGCGACCCCAATGCGGTCGAAGGCGATTGGCTTGTAGCGCGTCGGCAGGATGCCGGGCGGGGTCGCCAGGGCCGGGAGTGGCAGAGCCTCGATGGCAATTTTTTTGGCTCGACGCTCGTCCAACTCAAAGACAGCGATCCGCCGAGTTCGAGCCTGTCGCTGATCGCAGGCCTCGCGCTTCGCGACGCGATCGAAGTCGCGGCGCCGCACGCCGATACGCTGCTCAAATGGCCCAACGACCTCCTGCTTGGCGGTGCCAAGGCTGCGGGCATCCTGCTCGAGCGTGCCGGGGACCGGGTGGTAGTGGGCTTCGGGGTCAATCTCGCCGTCGCTCCCGATATCGAGGGACGCGACACCGCCAGCTTCGCCGACGTGGTGCAAATGGCACCGCAGGCCTTTGCGCCGTTGCTCGCTGGCGCCTTCGCACGCCTGTTGGCGGCATGGCGGTCGAGCGGGGCCGCAGCGACGGCAATGGCGTGGCTTCAGCGATCGCACCCTATCGGCACCGTGCTGCGCGTCCATGATGGCGACCGGCAGGTTCGCGAGGGCTATTTCGCCGGGATCGAGGACGATGGGGCGCTGCGTCTCAAGGTCGGGGATACGGTCGAGACCATCCACGCAGGCGATGTGTCCGTCGTCGATTCGCCGATCCAAGGGAAACGCTGA
- a CDS encoding citrate synthase: MSDKTATLNVDDSSLELPVLPGSVGPEVVDIRKMYGQTGKFTYDPGFTSTASCQSAITYIDGGEGILLHRGYPIDQLAEKANFLEVAYLLLHGDLPKKDELDEFTNTITYHTMVHEQLSQFFRGFRRDAHPMSVMTGVVGALSAFYHDSTDITDPQQRLIASHRLIAKMPTIAAMAYKYSVGQPFVYPQNDLTYTGNFLRMTFSVPAEPYEVNPVIERAMDRIFILHADHEQNASTSTVRLAGSSGANPFACIAAGIACLWGPAHGGANEAALNMLREIGDEKNVKQYVDRAKDKNDPFRLMGFGHRVYKNYDPRAKVMQQTAEEVLKELNISDPVLDVARELEHIALNDDYFIEKKLYPNVDFYSGIILNAIGFPTEMFTALFALARTTGWVAQWNEMISDPEQKIGRPRQLYVGATQRDYVPVDER; encoded by the coding sequence ATGAGTGACAAGACCGCCACCCTGAACGTCGACGACAGCAGCCTCGAGCTGCCCGTCCTCCCGGGTTCCGTCGGCCCCGAAGTCGTCGACATCCGCAAGATGTACGGCCAGACGGGCAAGTTCACCTACGACCCCGGCTTCACCTCGACCGCATCGTGCCAGAGCGCGATCACCTATATCGATGGCGGCGAGGGCATCCTCCTCCACCGCGGCTATCCGATCGACCAGCTCGCCGAAAAGGCCAACTTCCTCGAAGTGGCCTACCTCCTCCTTCATGGCGACCTGCCCAAGAAGGACGAGCTCGACGAGTTCACCAACACCATCACCTATCACACGATGGTGCACGAACAGCTCTCGCAGTTCTTCCGCGGGTTCCGTCGCGACGCGCACCCGATGAGCGTCATGACCGGCGTCGTCGGCGCCCTGTCGGCCTTCTACCACGACAGCACCGACATCACCGATCCGCAGCAGCGCCTCATCGCCTCGCACCGTCTCATCGCCAAGATGCCGACGATCGCCGCGATGGCCTACAAATATTCGGTCGGCCAGCCCTTCGTCTATCCGCAGAACGACCTGACCTACACGGGCAACTTCCTGCGCATGACCTTCTCGGTCCCGGCCGAGCCCTATGAGGTCAATCCCGTGATCGAACGCGCGATGGACCGGATCTTCATCCTCCACGCCGATCACGAACAGAATGCCTCGACCTCGACCGTGCGCCTCGCCGGTTCCTCGGGCGCCAATCCCTTCGCCTGCATCGCGGCGGGTATCGCCTGCCTGTGGGGTCCCGCGCATGGCGGCGCCAACGAGGCCGCGCTGAACATGCTGCGCGAAATCGGCGATGAAAAGAACGTCAAGCAGTATGTCGACCGCGCCAAGGACAAGAACGACCCGTTCCGCCTGATGGGCTTCGGCCACCGCGTGTACAAGAATTACGACCCGCGCGCGAAGGTCATGCAGCAGACCGCCGAGGAAGTGCTCAAGGAACTGAACATTTCCGACCCGGTCCTCGATGTCGCCCGCGAGCTCGAGCATATCGCATTGAATGACGACTATTTCATCGAGAAGAAGCTCTACCCCAACGTCGACTTCTACTCGGGCATCATCCTCAATGCGATCGGTTTCCCGACCGAGATGTTCACCGCCCTCTTCGCGCTCGCCCGCACCACCGGCTGGGTCGCGCAGTGGAACGAGATGATCTCGGATCCCGAACAGAAGATCGGTCGTCCGCGCCAACTCTATGTCGGCGCGACGCAGCGCGACTACGTCCCCGTCGACGAGCGCTAA
- a CDS encoding ribonuclease J — translation MSPQDELLFLALGGSGEIGMNVNLYGCRGKWLMVDLGLTFADPYYPGVDLILPDLEFIEERQEELVGIVLTHGHEDHIGAIPYLADELKVPLYATPFTAGLIAEKLEAEGLTGQLDLRVIERDGSVDLDPFSVRFVALSHSIPEGNGVLIDSPYGKVFHTGDWKIDETPVLGTPTGDEAMHAIGDEGVLALVCDSTNVFDEKRSGSEQGVHDGLLEAVKAASGRVLVTTFASNAARLETLGKIARETGREVCVAGRSLDRIIRVAQSTGYLMDFPKPVRFDEAMRLPKDKVLIIATGGQGEPRAALARIASGNHDLKLAKGDTVIFSSKQIPGNEIAIGRIMNALSDLDINIVTEKQNHVHVSGHPGRPELRQMYEWIRPHVLVPVHGENRHMREQAKLGRESGIPHAVFQVNGEVIKLAPGKPEKVDHVRTGRLVLDGDVILPADGETMNKRRKIGFNGVIAVALGVDAKGNLRGEPEVRALGVPVEADAEDLLADLADSAAKAYEPGKDRDRILEKVRIAVRRCAFAWTGKKPIVEVMAVGD, via the coding sequence ATGAGCCCGCAGGACGAACTGCTTTTCCTCGCGCTCGGCGGGTCGGGCGAGATCGGCATGAACGTCAATCTCTACGGTTGCCGTGGCAAGTGGCTGATGGTCGATCTCGGCCTCACGTTCGCCGATCCCTATTATCCGGGGGTCGACCTTATCCTCCCCGACCTCGAATTCATCGAGGAGCGGCAGGAGGAGCTGGTCGGGATCGTGCTGACCCATGGCCATGAGGACCATATCGGCGCCATCCCTTATCTCGCCGATGAATTGAAGGTGCCGCTCTATGCGACGCCGTTTACCGCGGGGCTCATCGCTGAGAAGCTCGAGGCCGAGGGGCTGACGGGGCAGCTCGACCTGCGCGTGATCGAACGCGACGGGTCGGTCGATCTCGATCCCTTCAGTGTGCGCTTCGTGGCGCTGTCGCACTCGATCCCCGAGGGCAATGGCGTGCTGATCGACAGTCCCTATGGGAAGGTGTTCCATACGGGCGACTGGAAGATCGACGAGACGCCGGTGCTCGGTACGCCGACGGGCGATGAAGCGATGCACGCGATCGGCGACGAGGGCGTGCTCGCCTTGGTGTGCGACAGTACGAACGTGTTCGACGAAAAGCGCTCGGGGTCCGAGCAGGGCGTCCATGACGGGCTCCTCGAGGCGGTCAAAGCGGCGAGTGGCCGCGTGCTGGTGACGACCTTCGCGTCCAATGCAGCGCGCCTCGAGACACTGGGCAAGATCGCACGCGAAACGGGGCGCGAGGTCTGTGTCGCGGGGCGCAGTCTCGATCGCATCATCCGCGTGGCGCAGTCGACCGGCTATCTCATGGATTTCCCCAAGCCCGTGCGCTTCGACGAGGCGATGCGGCTGCCCAAGGACAAGGTGCTGATCATCGCCACCGGCGGGCAGGGCGAGCCGCGCGCGGCGCTGGCACGGATCGCGAGCGGCAATCACGATTTGAAGCTCGCCAAGGGCGATACGGTGATCTTCTCATCCAAGCAGATCCCGGGCAACGAGATCGCCATCGGCCGCATCATGAACGCGTTGTCCGATCTCGACATCAACATCGTCACCGAAAAGCAGAACCATGTGCACGTGTCGGGGCATCCGGGGCGGCCCGAGCTTCGCCAGATGTACGAATGGATCCGCCCGCACGTGCTGGTGCCCGTTCATGGCGAGAACCGGCATATGCGCGAACAGGCCAAGCTGGGCCGGGAAAGCGGCATTCCGCACGCGGTGTTCCAGGTCAATGGCGAGGTCATCAAGCTGGCGCCGGGCAAGCCCGAAAAGGTCGATCATGTCCGCACTGGGCGGCTCGTGCTCGATGGCGATGTCATCCTGCCCGCCGATGGCGAGACGATGAACAAGCGGCGCAAGATCGGATTCAACGGCGTGATCGCGGTGGCGCTGGGCGTGGATGCCAAGGGCAATCTGAGGGGCGAGCCCGAGGTGCGCGCGCTGGGCGTGCCGGTCGAGGCCGATGCCGAGGACCTTCTCGCCGATCTCGCCGATAGCGCGGCAAAGGCCTATGAGCCGGGCAAGGATCGCGACCGTATCCTCGAGAAGGTGCGCATCGCGGTGCGGCGCTGCGCCTTTGCCTGGACCGGCAAGAAGCCGATCGTCGAAGTCATGGCGGTGGGGGACTAG
- a CDS encoding type III pantothenate kinase, whose translation MLLAVDVGNTNMVFALVEDGEVRHRWRIATEARRTADEYAVWLKQLLELNGLDFSAVDGMIVGTVVPRAIHNLSQLASRYCKTELVVAGQGDASWPLALDVDEPQNVGADRALNAVAAHAAHEGDLIIVDFGTATTFDVVDYTGAYKGGIIAPGVNLSLDALTGKTAQLPRIAIEEPEDDSVIGRTTASQMLIGVYWGYVSMIEGLVKRMKAEIGRPAKVIATGGLAALFDEIDGLFDEVDFELTLRGLVLMHEKGSRA comes from the coding sequence ATGCTGCTCGCCGTCGATGTCGGTAACACCAACATGGTCTTCGCGCTCGTCGAGGATGGCGAGGTGCGGCATCGCTGGCGCATCGCCACCGAAGCGCGCCGGACGGCGGATGAATATGCGGTCTGGCTCAAGCAGTTGCTCGAGTTGAACGGGCTCGATTTCAGTGCGGTCGACGGTATGATCGTTGGCACCGTGGTGCCGCGCGCGATCCACAATTTGTCGCAGCTGGCGAGCCGTTACTGCAAGACCGAACTGGTCGTGGCGGGGCAAGGCGATGCGAGCTGGCCGCTGGCGCTCGATGTCGACGAACCGCAAAATGTCGGGGCGGACCGGGCGCTGAACGCGGTAGCGGCGCATGCCGCGCACGAGGGCGATCTCATCATCGTCGATTTCGGCACGGCGACCACGTTCGACGTGGTCGATTATACCGGTGCCTACAAGGGCGGCATCATCGCGCCGGGGGTGAACCTCAGCCTCGATGCGCTGACCGGCAAGACGGCGCAATTGCCGCGCATCGCGATCGAGGAACCCGAGGACGACAGCGTCATCGGTCGGACGACCGCGAGCCAGATGCTGATCGGCGTCTATTGGGGCTATGTCAGCATGATCGAGGGGCTGGTGAAGCGAATGAAGGCGGAGATCGGGCGCCCGGCCAAGGTCATCGCGACGGGCGGCCTCGCCGCGCTGTTCGACGAAATCGACGGACTGTTCGACGAGGTGGATTTCGAACTCACCTTGCGCGGGCTCGTCCTGATGCATGAAAAAGGATCGCGCGCATGA
- a CDS encoding sensor histidine kinase has product MSESIRHDPAELPYLGRVDAEGRLVAADAPLYALQAAAGARLGEGIAIPQLRAVVNEAMRRGRDLRRAIIAADEHEDFELRVRVVPREGGAAISIEDMRSRPRGEARFIAEPDNDDQPDFTVDVRMRMTALRPEIARRFGVDLDSLPQPFTNFVTLTPEKQGSLPFLDALARGEAFDKQRASVRSRDFPFAFSGRPTIEHGEVTGFAMTILNASKPEVAEDEHFDDTLRTPLTRIIAAADQIVDRSDGPLRSDYANYAGDIATAGRHLLSVIRSIGKAAGDTREEIDLVALANEAASMASADAREKDVEIDVEDHGPLRASGEPRAVLQILVNIIGNAVEHSPEGGAVAVVFDEDNRHLSVTIADQGPGIARADQRRIFEAYERLGPEGEDHAGLGLAISRRLARSMRGDLELESALGEGARFTLKLPRP; this is encoded by the coding sequence ATGAGCGAATCCATTCGCCACGATCCGGCCGAACTGCCCTATCTGGGGCGCGTCGATGCCGAGGGTCGGCTCGTCGCGGCCGATGCGCCGCTCTATGCGCTGCAGGCGGCGGCGGGGGCGCGGCTCGGCGAGGGGATAGCGATCCCGCAATTGCGCGCCGTGGTGAACGAGGCGATGCGGCGTGGGCGCGACCTGCGCCGCGCCATCATCGCCGCCGACGAGCATGAGGATTTCGAATTGCGCGTGCGGGTCGTGCCGCGCGAGGGCGGGGCGGCGATCAGCATCGAGGACATGCGCAGCCGGCCGCGCGGGGAAGCACGCTTCATCGCCGAACCCGACAATGACGACCAGCCCGACTTCACCGTCGATGTTCGCATGCGCATGACCGCGCTCAGGCCCGAGATCGCGCGGCGCTTCGGCGTCGACCTCGACAGCCTGCCACAGCCCTTTACCAATTTCGTCACGTTGACGCCTGAAAAGCAGGGGAGCCTGCCCTTTCTCGATGCGCTGGCGCGGGGCGAGGCGTTCGACAAGCAGCGCGCCAGCGTGCGGTCGCGCGATTTTCCTTTCGCCTTTTCAGGGCGCCCGACGATCGAGCATGGCGAGGTGACGGGCTTTGCGATGACGATCCTCAATGCAAGCAAGCCGGAAGTGGCGGAAGACGAGCATTTCGATGATACGCTGCGCACGCCGCTGACGCGGATCATCGCGGCGGCCGACCAGATCGTCGATCGCTCGGACGGGCCGCTGCGCTCGGATTATGCCAATTATGCCGGCGATATCGCGACGGCGGGGCGGCATCTGCTGTCGGTCATTCGCTCGATCGGCAAGGCGGCGGGGGATACGCGCGAGGAAATCGACCTCGTCGCGCTCGCCAATGAGGCGGCTTCGATGGCGAGCGCCGATGCGCGAGAGAAGGATGTCGAAATCGATGTCGAGGATCATGGGCCGCTGCGCGCCTCGGGCGAGCCGCGCGCAGTACTGCAGATCCTCGTCAACATTATCGGCAATGCGGTCGAGCACAGCCCCGAGGGCGGCGCGGTCGCAGTAGTGTTCGACGAGGACAATCGCCACCTGTCGGTGACCATCGCCGACCAGGGGCCGGGGATCGCGCGTGCCGACCAGCGGCGCATTTTCGAGGCCTATGAGCGGCTCGGGCCCGAGGGCGAGGACCATGCCGGGCTGGGGCTGGCCATCTCGCGCCGCCTTGCGCGCTCGATGCGCGGCGACCTCGAGCTCGAAAGTGCCTTGGGCGAGGGCGCGCGCTTCACGTTGAAGCTGCCGCGCCCTTAG
- a CDS encoding DUF1467 family protein has translation MEWGSVLAIYFLFFVAIAFLSLPFGVRTDEEMGAEMIPGQAESAPHRFDLTRHLLRAGAIAVPVTGLYVANYVYGWVGVELFDFYN, from the coding sequence ATGGAATGGGGCTCGGTCCTTGCGATCTACTTCCTCTTCTTCGTCGCCATCGCCTTTCTGTCACTTCCTTTCGGCGTGCGAACGGACGAGGAAATGGGGGCCGAGATGATCCCGGGGCAGGCCGAAAGCGCGCCGCACCGGTTCGATCTGACGCGCCACCTCCTTCGCGCGGGCGCCATCGCGGTGCCGGTGACCGGGCTCTACGTCGCCAATTACGTCTACGGTTGGGTCGGCGTCGAGCTGTTCGACTTTTACAATTGA